Proteins from one Fragaria vesca subsp. vesca linkage group LG6, FraVesHawaii_1.0, whole genome shotgun sequence genomic window:
- the LOC101293701 gene encoding uncharacterized protein LOC101293701 encodes MVGSSGLKTLPPLQVFSTLPPPPPSSSLSSMTKLKTLIHTLIFSHICRAIRYLNKAKSKTISFFIQVIKDSQPMQLIYPTKKSRRSKNKNKIFFGSFRLHYNWCSSTHVLPVPARVYEGLSSTSHLYYDSNWNSVISTEEKCGSHDQNSGEAQLSGYLQWLEENKVHEKSMDTTEADANEIDKLADLFIASCHEKFMLEKQESYRRFQEMLARSA; translated from the coding sequence ATGGTTGGATCCTCCGGTCTAAAAACTCTTCCTCCTCTCCAAGTTTTCTCCACCTTACCACCACCGCCGCCGTCTTCTTCCTTAAGCTCCATGACCAAGCTCAAAACCCTAATCCACACCCTCATCTTCTCCCACATCTGCCGCGCAATTCGGTACCTAAACAAAGCCAAATCCAAAACCATATCCTTTTTCATTCAAGTCATCAAGGACAGCCAGCCAATGCAACTTATTTATCCTACAAAGAAGAGCAGGAGGAGCAAAAACAAGAACAAGATCTTCTTCGGCTCATTCCGGTTGCACTACAACTGGTGCTCCTCCACGCACGTTCTGCCCGTGCCGGCCCGCGTCTACGAGGGTCTGAGCTCGACAAGCCATTTGTACTACGACTCGAATTGGAATTCCGTGATTTCAACCGAGGAGAAATGCGGTAGTCATGACCAGAACAGCGGCGAGGCGCAGCTTTCCGGGTACCTACAATGGCTCGAGGAAAACAAGGTGCATGAGAAATCCATGGATACTACTGAGGCAGATGCAAATGAGATCGATAAGCTGGCGGATTTGTTCATTGCGAGCTGCCATGAGAAGTTCATGTTGGAGAAGCAGGAGTCGTACAGGAGATTCCAGGAAATGCTTGCCAGAAGCGCTTGA
- the LOC101301806 gene encoding putative ribonuclease H protein At1g65750-like, producing MHSQNQCATIKWQATLNYFVKINFDGSVKTNYAICGFMLRDANGRLVFAAYNRIGRSSVPIAEVVALRDGLLKAKEKRLTNVKVEGDSKLMIDAVNDRFEPPWRLIKLVDDIRTLATSLDSIIFTHVFTEANFVVDVITNLGHACDSPLYWN from the coding sequence ATGCATTCTCAAAACCAGTGTGCCACCATTAAGTGGCAAGCAACTCTTAACTATTTTGTTAAAATTAACTTTGATGGATCAGTCAAAACTAACTATGCTATTTGTGGCTTTATGCTTCGAGATGCCAATGGAAGACTGGTTTTTGCTGCCTACAATCGCATCGGTAGATCTTCAGTTCCAATTGCTGAAGTGGTGGCTTTGAGAGACGGCTTACTCAAAGCAAAGGAGAAGAGACTCACTAATGTTAAAGTGGAAGGAGATTCCAAGCTCATGATAGATGCAGTGAATGACCGCTTTGAACCACCTTGGAGATTGATCAAACTAGTGGATGACATTAGAACTTTAGCTACTAGTTTGGATTCTATTATTTTTACGCATGTGTTTACGGAAGCTAACTTTGTAGTTGATGTTATAACTAACCTTGGGCATGCATGTGATTCACCTTTGTATTGGAATTAA